One stretch of Clupea harengus chromosome 2, Ch_v2.0.2, whole genome shotgun sequence DNA includes these proteins:
- the LOC122128626 gene encoding uncharacterized protein LOC122128626, translating into MCCRQGAVMFTIYLLLRTACSEKQLWVTEGDGVVLPCLLPRPFLPLNEMTGYWLTKDTHQEEEKKKKENGVIFSSGEEKLVEEREQLVHFFDKGKEEFTHQSPSYINRTRLFSSQLQAGNFSLELRNVSERDNNTTFQCVVSDNKGTHRPSNVTIRVKMRGDDDVDQSAAPLANSWKWIGIAAFGLLVLLVLVAVVYKKRNPALPNPNTGKGFIPYSSECIISYFLPASPNKYQHNNNHQFCTMKCVSSGVYNDVTTVCEQ; encoded by the exons ATGTGCTGCAGACAGGGGGCCGTGATGTTCACTATTTATCTGCTCTTGAGGACCGCGTGCTCTG AGAAGCAGCTGTGGGTGACCGAGGGTGACGGCGTCGTCCTCCCCTGCCTTCTCCCAcgcccctttctccctctgaaTGAGATGACTGGGTACTGGCTGACCAAAGACACacatcaggaggaggagaagaagaagaaggagaatggcgTGATATTCTCTTCAGGAGAAGAGAAGCTGGTGGAGGAACGAGAGCAGCTGGTTCATTTCTTTGATAAAGGCAAGGAGGAGTTCACACATCAGTCCCCCTCCTACATCAACAGGACCCGTCTCTTCAGCAGCCAGCTGCAGGCTGGGAACTTCAGTCTGGAGTTACGCAACGTCTCTGAGCGCGACAACAACACCACCTTCCAGTGTGTTGTGTCCGATAATAAAGGAACTCATCGGCCGAGCAATGTTACCATAAGggtgaagatgagaggagatg atGATGTTGATCAGTCAGCAGCCCCCCTTGCAAACAGCTGGAAGTGGATCGGTATAGCAGCGTTTGGCCTTTTGGTGCTACTGGTGCTTGTGGCAG TTGTATATAAGAAGCGCAACCCAGCGCTCCCAAACCCCAACACTGGTAAGGGTTTTATTCCTTATTCTTCAGAATGCATAATCTCTTATTTCCTTCCTGCTTCACCAAATAAGtaccaacacaacaacaatcatCAGTTCTGTACCATGAAGTGTGTGAGCAGTGGTGTTTATAATGATGTGACCACAGTGTGTGAGCAGTAG
- the LOC116222987 gene encoding uncharacterized protein LOC116222987, giving the protein MCCRKGAVLFTIYLLLRTACSEKQLWVTEGDSVVLPCLLPRPFLPLNEMTGYWATKDTHQEEEKKEKKENGVIFSSGEEKLVEEREQLVHFFDKGKEEFTHQSPSYINRTRLFSSQLQAGNFSLELRNVSERDNNTTFQFVVSHNNRLCNVTVLVKMREDDDVDQSAAPLANSWMWYIGIAAFGLLVLLVLVAVVYKKRNPALPNPNTGLCCVRMLV; this is encoded by the exons AGAAGCAGCTGTGGGTGACCGAGGGTGACAGCGTCGTCCTCCCCTGCCTTCTCCCACgtccctttctccctttgaaTGAGATGACTGGGTACTGGGCAACCAAAGACACacatcaggaggaggagaagaaggagaagaaggagaatggcgTGATATTCTCTTCAGGAGAAGAGAAGCTGGTGGAGGAACGAGAGCAGCTGGTTCATTTCTTTGATAAAGGCAAGGAGGAGTTCACACATCAGTCCCCCTCCTACATCAACAGGACCCGTCTCTTCAGCAGCCAGCTGCAGGCTGGGAACTTCAGTCTGGAGTTACGCAACGTCTCTGAGCGCGACAACAACACCACCTTCCAGTTTGTTGTATCCCATAATAATCGTCTGTGCAATGTTACCGTACTGGTGAAGATGAGAGAAGATG ATGATGTTGATCAGTCAGCAGCCCCCCTTGCAAACAGCTGGATGTGGTATATCGGTATAGCAGCATTTGGCCTTTTGGTGCTACTGGTGCTTGTGGCAG TTGTATATAAGAAGCGCAACCCAGCGCTCCCAAACCCCAACACTG gctTGTGTTGTGTCAGGATGCTAGTGTGA